In Terriglobia bacterium, one DNA window encodes the following:
- a CDS encoding tyrosine-type recombinase/integrase, producing the protein MLLSVFTRHSTTCRFSRDRACRRCNCPKWVGGQVNGYYFRQSAKTRQWAEAEDVRVKLEEALINGLPPFGTAVAAGSAPPIPTPADPPPASRTEVPEPRVPKPRPRVTVAQAVEAYLADAVSRSVETSTLKKLETIFRKQFLVWTRIEGIEYLDELELDTLLNFRNTWEDGPLAKQKKQSRVIGFFWACVRRRYLTENPAIGLGKIKVVQIPTDYFPPDEFERIIAATYIRRGDRGGGDVKANQTRLRTMTLLMRWSGLRIRDAVTLERHRLNGDSLLLYQAKTGTPVYVPLPPQVVEALEDIPPGPKPNPRYFFWSGNGDPKSAVADWQRSYRRLFKSADIRTADGERKRCHPHMFRDTFAVEMLLAGVPIDQVSLLLGHASVKITEKSYAPFVKARQIQLQASVRNAWNVGTPTGKGPESPPTVSSRPVNRTGWQLIHSDRKSKATA; encoded by the coding sequence ATTACTTTCGCCAGAGTGCCAAAACCCGCCAATGGGCCGAGGCCGAAGACGTGCGCGTCAAGCTTGAGGAGGCGCTCATCAACGGCCTGCCGCCTTTCGGCACCGCGGTGGCGGCCGGTTCGGCGCCGCCAATTCCCACTCCGGCCGATCCTCCGCCGGCGTCCCGGACGGAAGTCCCTGAGCCACGCGTACCCAAACCGCGGCCAAGGGTTACGGTGGCGCAAGCAGTGGAAGCATACCTGGCCGATGCCGTCAGCCGCAGCGTCGAAACCTCGACCCTCAAGAAACTCGAAACCATCTTCCGCAAACAGTTTCTGGTCTGGACGCGCATCGAGGGGATCGAATATCTGGATGAACTGGAGCTGGACACTCTGCTGAACTTCCGCAACACCTGGGAAGACGGTCCCCTCGCCAAGCAGAAAAAGCAGAGCCGCGTGATTGGGTTCTTTTGGGCCTGCGTACGACGCCGCTACCTCACCGAGAATCCCGCCATCGGTCTCGGGAAGATCAAGGTCGTGCAGATCCCGACCGACTACTTCCCACCTGACGAATTCGAGCGGATCATCGCCGCAACCTACATCCGCCGGGGCGATCGCGGAGGCGGAGATGTAAAGGCGAATCAGACAAGGCTTCGCACCATGACCCTGCTGATGCGTTGGAGCGGGCTACGCATCCGCGATGCGGTGACTCTCGAACGGCATCGCCTAAATGGCGATAGTCTTCTGCTCTATCAGGCAAAGACCGGGACTCCTGTCTATGTGCCGCTCCCCCCGCAAGTAGTGGAAGCGCTCGAAGACATTCCACCCGGCCCCAAGCCGAATCCCCGCTACTTCTTCTGGAGCGGCAATGGAGATCCGAAAAGCGCTGTTGCCGATTGGCAACGGAGTTATCGCCGCCTATTCAAATCGGCGGATATCAGAACAGCCGACGGCGAAAGAAAGCGATGCCATCCCCACATGTTCCGCGACACTTTCGCCGTGGAGATGCTGCTCGCCGGCGTACCCATCGATCAGGTTTCGCTCTTGCTCGGCCACGCGTCGGTTAAGATCACGGAAAAGAGCTACGCGCCCTTCGTGAAGGCCAGGCAGATTCAGCTGCAGGCAAGTGTTCGCAACGCCTGGAACGTTGGTACACCAACCGGAAAGGGGCCAGAAAGCCCCCCTACCGTTTCCTCGCGTCCGGTGAATCGAACGGGCTGGCAGCTGATCCACTCCGACAGGAAGTCGAAAGCCACAGCATAA
- a CDS encoding MoxR family ATPase: MFKSNEDLTNRLKATGYFIDPVMVKVVYLAARMQKPLLLEGPAGSGKTQLAVSVAKAAGTHIERLQCYRGVTEDQAIGKFDEGLQRLYMEFARGEHADWQSVQASLKGRDFFRAGPLMRALECERPCVLLIDELDKVDEGFEAMLLEILSAWQLSIPEFGTVEAKSIPFVVLTSNEERRLGDPIRRRSLYVRVEHPTPAREAEIIASRTPDADERFHQEMAGIALSFRNYSLEKPPSVSEMIDFANALRLLGTDHVTEDLRDVLLPFLAKTEKDRRHLLLREGFKSLLDDGARFAARLTVPEATE; this comes from the coding sequence ATGTTTAAGTCCAACGAGGATCTGACGAATCGGCTCAAGGCAACCGGCTATTTCATCGATCCGGTGATGGTCAAGGTCGTCTATTTGGCGGCGCGAATGCAGAAGCCGCTGCTGCTCGAAGGGCCCGCTGGAAGCGGCAAGACCCAGCTTGCCGTCTCGGTCGCCAAAGCAGCCGGGACGCATATCGAGCGGCTGCAGTGCTACCGGGGCGTGACTGAGGACCAGGCCATCGGGAAGTTCGACGAGGGGTTGCAGCGGCTCTATATGGAATTCGCGCGGGGCGAGCACGCCGACTGGCAGAGCGTGCAGGCGAGCCTCAAAGGGCGCGATTTCTTCCGGGCGGGTCCCCTGATGCGCGCGCTTGAATGCGAGCGGCCGTGCGTTCTCCTTATTGACGAATTGGACAAGGTGGACGAGGGTTTCGAGGCCATGTTGCTTGAGATTCTTTCTGCCTGGCAGTTGTCGATCCCCGAGTTCGGCACGGTTGAAGCCAAGAGCATTCCCTTTGTCGTACTGACCAGCAACGAGGAACGCCGGTTGGGCGATCCCATCCGCCGGCGCAGCCTCTACGTGCGCGTCGAGCATCCTACGCCAGCCCGCGAAGCGGAGATCATCGCCAGCCGAACGCCCGACGCGGACGAGAGATTCCATCAAGAAATGGCGGGCATTGCGCTTTCGTTCCGCAATTATTCCCTCGAAAAGCCGCCGTCGGTCTCGGAGATGATCGACTTCGCCAACGCACTTCGGTTGCTTGGCACAGATCACGTGACGGAAGACCTGCGCGACGTGCTGTTGCCGTTCCTGGCGAAGACGGAGAAGGACCGCCGTCACCTGCTCTTGCGCGAAGGGTTCAAGAGCCTGCTCGACGATGGCGCGCGGTTCGCCGCCAGGCTCACAGTTCCGGAGGCGACGGAATGA